A single window of Sulfurovum sp. UBA12169 DNA harbors:
- a CDS encoding 5-formyltetrahydrofolate cyclo-ligase encodes MMNKNSFRALCLKRLEKASKTGAFKKDKIVLDSLYQLINQCKAKRIMLYLPLGTEVNINPLINRLRREKKDLYVPFMEGKSFRLVKYRLPLEKKRFGIKEPKDSRQFKKKQIDLAIVPIVGSDSTLRRVGFGKGMYDRFYEKEIKNIKKTVFVARQWCYSKKEVTDHYDVKADSIITPQYIHF; translated from the coding sequence ATGATGAATAAAAATAGTTTTAGAGCTTTATGCTTAAAACGTTTGGAAAAAGCAAGCAAAACCGGCGCATTTAAAAAGGATAAGATCGTTTTGGATTCGCTTTATCAACTTATAAACCAATGCAAAGCAAAAAGAATTATGCTTTACCTTCCGTTGGGCACCGAAGTGAATATCAATCCTCTCATCAACCGTTTGCGTAGAGAAAAAAAAGATCTCTATGTGCCTTTTATGGAAGGTAAAAGTTTTAGATTGGTAAAATATAGATTACCGCTAGAAAAAAAACGCTTTGGGATTAAAGAGCCTAAAGACTCAAGACAATTTAAAAAGAAACAAATAGATTTAGCTATCGTACCTATAGTGGGATCCGACAGTACATTAAGGCGTGTCGGCTTTGGCAAAGGCATGTATGATAGATTTTATGAAAAAGAGATTAAAAATATCAAAAAAACTGTATTTGTAGCACGTCAATGGTGCTACAGCAAGAAAGAAGTCACAGATCATTATGATGTGAAGGCTGATAGCATTATCACGCCGCAGTATATACATTTTTAG
- a CDS encoding signal recognition particle-docking protein FtsY yields MFNLFKKVLGKTNEAIKEIVPTKRKEISKEEFEDILLEADVSYDLLERLLEPLGAKINRIQAFNSLISVFQYKADFKESGAKPYVEMIIGVNGAGKTTTISKLAYRYKEAGHSVILGAGDTFRAAAIEQLSRWADKLNIPIVATRQGHDPSAVVYDTIESAKAKKIDHVIIDTAGRLHTQTNLAEELKKMIRVANKSLEGAPHRKMLILDGTQGTSAINQAKTFNEMIGIDGIIITKLDGTAKGGSVLSIADELRLPIFYIGTGEQPKDLIRFKANEYVNTILDEIFV; encoded by the coding sequence ATGTTCAACCTGTTTAAAAAAGTATTAGGCAAAACAAACGAAGCGATCAAAGAAATAGTGCCTACCAAACGCAAGGAAATATCCAAAGAAGAGTTTGAAGATATCTTGTTGGAAGCGGATGTAAGTTACGATCTCCTAGAAAGATTGCTGGAGCCTCTGGGTGCCAAAATAAATCGTATTCAAGCATTTAACTCACTTATCTCTGTATTCCAATACAAAGCTGACTTCAAAGAAAGCGGAGCAAAACCTTATGTAGAGATGATTATTGGTGTAAACGGTGCAGGCAAAACAACAACCATCTCCAAGCTGGCTTACCGCTACAAAGAAGCCGGACATAGCGTGATCCTTGGTGCGGGTGACACCTTTCGTGCCGCAGCCATAGAGCAGCTGAGCAGATGGGCAGACAAACTGAATATACCGATTGTTGCCACACGGCAAGGACATGATCCGTCGGCAGTAGTTTACGACACTATCGAATCTGCAAAAGCCAAAAAGATAGATCATGTCATTATCGACACCGCAGGAAGGCTTCACACTCAAACCAATCTCGCCGAAGAACTAAAAAAAATGATACGTGTTGCAAACAAATCACTAGAGGGAGCTCCTCATCGCAAAATGCTTATTTTAGACGGCACCCAAGGAACTTCTGCCATCAATCAAGCAAAAACCTTTAATGAAATGATCGGCATTGACGGAATCATCATTACCAAACTTGACGGGACGGCAAAAGGCGGCTCTGTGCTTAGCATAGCAGATGAGCTTCGGCTGCCTATTTTTTATATCGGTACCGGAGAGCAGCCGAAAGACCTTATTCGATTTAAAGCCAACGAATATGTCAATACGATTTTAGATGAAATATTTGTATAA
- a CDS encoding 1-acyl-sn-glycerol-3-phosphate acyltransferase: MLKRIQDVQEKKKLRLAYSKAQLAALNIEINIENKDKLPFEGQYLLLSNHRTVIDPLIIEVALEYTKLFGLWIAKKELYSSPFFGLFVRNAGSILIDREKSQMSGFFADVKAEVQKGDSVFIFPEGTRNTTDKSVTAFKEGSRLIALKNKLPILPVYIKDNAREILKEALYDNSQKRKITLVIGDIIDYKDKANLALTYKERFGIA; this comes from the coding sequence ATGCTCAAAAGGATACAGGATGTGCAAGAAAAGAAAAAACTAAGATTGGCTTATTCCAAAGCGCAACTTGCTGCTCTTAATATTGAAATAAATATAGAAAATAAAGACAAACTTCCTTTCGAGGGACAGTATTTGCTTTTGAGCAATCATAGAACGGTTATCGATCCGCTCATTATCGAAGTAGCATTAGAATATACTAAACTTTTTGGGCTTTGGATTGCAAAAAAAGAACTATATAGCTCTCCTTTCTTCGGGCTTTTTGTGCGCAATGCAGGATCGATACTGATTGACAGAGAAAAGAGTCAGATGAGCGGATTTTTTGCGGACGTAAAAGCGGAAGTACAAAAAGGAGATTCTGTTTTTATTTTTCCTGAAGGCACTCGGAATACTACCGATAAGTCTGTCACTGCATTTAAAGAGGGATCTAGGTTGATCGCTTTAAAAAATAAATTGCCTATTTTGCCTGTATATATCAAAGACAATGCAAGAGAAATTCTCAAAGAGGCACTGTATGATAATTCACAAAAACGCAAAATCACTCTAGTGATAGGCGACATCATAGATTATAAAGATAAGGCAAATTTAGCATTGACGTATAAAGAGAGATTCGGTATTGCATAA
- a CDS encoding DNA repair protein RadA, with translation MAKKKTLFECQACGFQSPRWMGKCTSCDQWDTMMELSTDQIKFLEEVSKNNTGLNPAGKARPITQIEEDNIVRFSSGSKELDLVLGGGIVPGSLTLIGGSPGIGKSTLLLKIAGNLAKEDKKVLYVSGEESSGQIKLRANRLEANHENLFLLPEISLAAVLSEISVEKYAFIVIDSIQTLYSDDTPSAPGSVTQVRTITFELMRIAKSLHIPIFIIGHITKDGSIAGPRVLEHMVDTVLYFEGDSNSELRLLRGFKNRFGSTNEVGIFEMNKEGLSDAKSMGGMFFNKKKLQSGSALTVIMEGSRPIIIEVQALVSEAYGHPKRSSTGFDNNRLTMLLALLEKKLDLPLGTYDVFINISGGIKVNEPSADLAIIAAILSSYRNRELSPETLFLGEVSLTGEIREVSGLTQRLKEIQTQGFKKAVIPNKPLEETPIKCFIADEVSKIVDWM, from the coding sequence ATGGCAAAGAAAAAAACGCTCTTCGAGTGTCAAGCGTGCGGTTTTCAATCTCCCAGATGGATGGGAAAATGCACCTCCTGCGATCAGTGGGACACCATGATGGAGCTCAGTACTGACCAGATCAAATTTTTAGAAGAGGTATCCAAAAACAATACAGGCCTAAATCCTGCCGGCAAAGCCAGACCTATTACGCAGATAGAAGAAGACAATATCGTGCGATTCTCATCAGGAAGCAAAGAGCTTGATTTGGTATTGGGGGGAGGTATTGTTCCTGGATCGCTAACCTTGATTGGAGGAAGCCCTGGCATAGGGAAATCCACATTGCTTCTCAAAATAGCCGGCAATCTTGCAAAAGAAGATAAAAAAGTACTTTATGTCTCGGGAGAGGAGTCTTCAGGACAAATTAAACTGCGCGCTAACCGATTAGAAGCCAATCATGAAAATCTTTTTTTGCTCCCGGAAATCAGCCTTGCTGCAGTACTTTCAGAAATATCCGTTGAAAAGTATGCGTTTATCGTGATTGACTCTATACAAACACTCTATAGCGATGATACTCCTTCCGCTCCGGGATCTGTTACGCAGGTTCGTACGATCACCTTTGAATTGATGCGTATTGCCAAAAGTTTGCATATCCCCATTTTTATCATAGGCCATATCACTAAAGACGGATCCATTGCCGGGCCTAGAGTGCTTGAGCATATGGTCGATACCGTGCTTTATTTTGAGGGGGACAGCAACTCGGAACTTAGACTGCTTAGAGGATTTAAAAATCGCTTTGGTTCAACCAATGAAGTAGGTATTTTCGAGATGAACAAAGAGGGTCTTAGTGATGCTAAAAGTATGGGAGGAATGTTTTTCAATAAAAAGAAACTACAATCAGGATCAGCCCTTACGGTCATTATGGAAGGAAGCCGCCCCATCATCATAGAAGTGCAGGCGCTTGTCAGCGAAGCCTATGGTCATCCCAAACGAAGTTCTACAGGCTTTGACAACAACCGACTCACGATGCTTTTAGCCCTTTTGGAAAAAAAACTTGATCTGCCCCTGGGAACTTATGATGTTTTTATCAATATAAGCGGCGGCATTAAAGTCAATGAGCCCTCTGCAGATCTGGCTATCATTGCAGCTATTTTGAGCAGCTACCGAAACAGAGAATTAAGCCCGGAAACACTTTTTTTAGGCGAGGTAAGCCTTACAGGTGAAATACGGGAAGTGTCCGGACTTACACAAAGACTCAAAGAGATACAAACGCAAGGTTTTAAAAAAGCAGTTATTCCAAACAAGCCCTTGGAAGAAACGCCTATCAAATGTTTTATAGCAGATGAAGTATCCAAAATAGTAGACTGGATGTAA
- a CDS encoding holo-ACP synthase — protein sequence MKIGTDIICIDRVEKNIAKYGTKFKERFLSPQEMAMAQKAETVAGLWAAKEAISKALGCGIGGRLSFHDIVIVKNQQGAPAFTLSQEAQNIHRIKESSLSISHDGGFAIAVVVVTQH from the coding sequence ATGAAAATAGGTACAGATATTATTTGCATTGATCGTGTAGAGAAAAATATAGCCAAATACGGCACTAAATTTAAAGAAAGATTTCTTTCCCCTCAAGAGATGGCTATGGCACAAAAAGCTGAAACTGTCGCAGGCTTATGGGCTGCAAAAGAAGCAATTTCCAAAGCATTGGGATGCGGTATAGGAGGGCGGCTCTCTTTTCATGATATTGTCATTGTAAAAAATCAACAAGGCGCACCTGCTTTTACTTTGTCACAAGAAGCTCAAAATATACATCGCATCAAAGAGAGTTCTCTTTCGATTAGCCATGATGGAGGATTTGCCATTGCAGTGGTTGTTGTTACGCAGCACTAA
- the thiS gene encoding thiamine biosynthesis protein ThiS, whose product MQINVNGEKKNVKQNITISDLIDILGIKVKVMAAAVNMEIVKKEEWNIHVLQQDDRIELLHFVGGG is encoded by the coding sequence ATGCAAATTAATGTTAACGGTGAAAAGAAAAATGTTAAGCAAAATATTACAATTTCAGACTTGATAGACATATTGGGAATTAAAGTAAAAGTAATGGCTGCGGCTGTCAATATGGAGATTGTAAAAAAAGAAGAATGGAACATTCATGTACTTCAACAAGATGACAGAATTGAATTATTGCATTTTGTAGGCGGAGGATGA
- a CDS encoding aspartate aminotransferase family protein: protein MNLEELDKKYVLQTYARDYTNFVKGVGSVLYDDQGKDYIDFASGIAVNSVGHGNERLANAICEQAKKIIHISNLQVIEPQAKLAEKIVKLSGYDMSVFFANSGAEANEGAIKIARKYGEIKFDKKRYKVITLEGSFHGRTITTVKATGQEHFHSSYFSPYPHGFSYENSIADVYAAIDDETVAVLIELVQGEGGVQPFDKEEIQKLAAYLKKEGILLIVDEVQTGVFRTGEFLASNLYEIEPDIITLAKGLAGGVPIGAVMTKLKDVLTSGDHGSTFGGNYLSTAAGLTVLEILEEMYERGDIAEALLYFEKKLQNMVQKYSHLFEKEVGLGLMRGLRAKSSEIQIKTIKHSMKEGLIVLKAGRNTVRLLPSLTITKDEIDEGFKRFEKAVSSIV from the coding sequence ATGAATTTAGAAGAATTAGATAAAAAATATGTATTGCAAACTTATGCGCGTGATTATACCAACTTTGTCAAAGGAGTGGGTTCGGTACTGTATGATGATCAAGGAAAGGATTATATCGATTTTGCTTCGGGCATAGCGGTAAACTCTGTAGGACACGGCAATGAAAGATTGGCTAATGCTATTTGTGAACAAGCCAAAAAGATAATTCATATTTCCAATTTGCAAGTTATAGAGCCCCAGGCAAAACTTGCAGAAAAAATAGTCAAATTAAGCGGATATGATATGAGTGTATTTTTTGCAAATTCAGGGGCCGAGGCTAATGAGGGGGCCATAAAGATTGCACGTAAATACGGTGAAATAAAATTTGATAAAAAACGTTACAAAGTGATTACGCTTGAAGGTTCTTTTCATGGGAGAACGATTACTACAGTCAAAGCCACAGGTCAGGAGCATTTCCATTCTTCTTATTTTTCACCCTATCCTCACGGTTTTTCTTATGAAAATTCTATTGCTGATGTTTATGCTGCCATTGATGATGAAACAGTAGCCGTACTTATAGAGCTGGTGCAAGGAGAAGGAGGTGTTCAGCCGTTTGACAAAGAAGAGATACAAAAGCTTGCCGCTTATTTGAAAAAAGAAGGTATTTTGCTTATTGTGGATGAGGTTCAAACGGGCGTTTTCCGTACAGGAGAATTTTTGGCTTCCAATCTTTATGAAATAGAACCCGACATCATTACTCTGGCAAAAGGACTTGCCGGAGGTGTGCCTATCGGGGCAGTGATGACCAAGCTTAAGGATGTTTTAACTTCAGGAGATCATGGCAGTACTTTCGGCGGCAATTATCTGAGTACGGCAGCGGGATTGACTGTGCTTGAGATACTTGAGGAGATGTACGAGCGAGGCGATATTGCTGAAGCACTTCTTTATTTTGAAAAAAAATTACAGAATATGGTTCAAAAATATTCACATCTCTTTGAAAAAGAAGTGGGTTTGGGTTTAATGCGCGGACTTCGTGCCAAAAGCTCAGAAATTCAAATAAAGACTATCAAGCATAGTATGAAGGAGGGTCTCATTGTATTGAAGGCAGGACGAAATACGGTGCGATTATTGCCAAGTCTTACGATCACAAAGGATGAAATCGATGAGGGGTTTAAGCGTTTTGAAAAAGCTGTCAGTTCTATTGTTTAA
- a CDS encoding molybdopterin oxidoreductase, translating into MMQTACGLDCYDACRILVKNDIPLKIEGDQKHPAGNGALCVKLNKMILDAPRIEKPRINGVEVSMEEALQAAARAFKNKKALLWRGSGNVGVMQEVTNLFMEKIEGSLTKGSLCDGAGDAGILAGRGVNKMLPLEQIQKADTVVVWGRNLTVTNAHLIPFLEGKKIVVIDPVKTPIAKKADFHLQIKPRTDYYVAILLARFIFMENSEDKSWMNEFASSYEDFYDYTREHRIKAILEYIGMDLGDMGHMLEYLRNQKVVFLVGVGVQKYTTGSYVLHAIDSLAATLGLFGKEGCGVSYLGNSKWGFENPFDVNCSRVSKVTTPFSRFETVLVQGGNPAESMPDSLRVEEELENVENLIYFGLYENETSKRAKIVLPAKNFFEKEDIRLSYGHHYVEPMQKISDASFGISEYDLTKKLFDAFGFDGLQSEEYYLRFWLDQCRRDQWGNFLSPGYEILPYTDGFGESGREEFEFIDDYNDDFINTKHFKKHRKGHQEKQKDQIFWLISSKAGKSLNTQFLRDNKVQLHPALGYEEGETVHISSEYGSYEFIVKLNEDVRSDCVLITNNTKGINKLTPSIVSEEGESACYQEVKVQIKRI; encoded by the coding sequence ATGATGCAGACTGCTTGTGGCCTTGACTGTTATGATGCGTGCCGCATCTTGGTAAAAAATGATATTCCTTTAAAAATAGAGGGAGATCAAAAACATCCTGCAGGCAATGGAGCCTTATGTGTTAAGCTCAATAAAATGATTCTTGACGCACCTCGCATAGAAAAACCCCGCATCAATGGAGTAGAGGTAAGTATGGAGGAGGCACTGCAGGCAGCTGCAAGGGCTTTCAAGAATAAAAAAGCATTACTCTGGAGGGGGTCGGGCAATGTGGGAGTAATGCAGGAAGTGACCAATCTTTTTATGGAAAAAATAGAGGGAAGCTTAACAAAAGGCAGTTTGTGTGATGGTGCAGGGGATGCAGGTATCTTGGCAGGAAGAGGGGTAAATAAAATGTTGCCTCTTGAGCAGATACAAAAAGCCGATACGGTTGTTGTGTGGGGCCGCAACCTGACAGTAACCAATGCACATCTTATACCTTTTTTGGAAGGTAAAAAGATTGTTGTGATTGATCCTGTAAAGACTCCCATTGCAAAAAAAGCAGATTTTCATTTGCAGATCAAGCCCAGAACAGATTACTATGTAGCCATTTTGCTTGCAAGGTTTATTTTTATGGAAAACAGCGAAGATAAAAGCTGGATGAATGAATTTGCTTCTTCATATGAAGATTTTTATGATTATACGCGGGAACACCGCATTAAAGCGATTTTAGAATATATCGGTATGGATTTGGGAGATATGGGGCATATGCTGGAGTACTTAAGAAACCAAAAAGTGGTTTTTTTAGTGGGCGTGGGGGTACAAAAATATACAACCGGTTCCTATGTGCTTCATGCGATTGATTCACTTGCCGCAACGCTCGGACTTTTTGGAAAAGAGGGGTGCGGAGTAAGTTATCTTGGCAATTCGAAATGGGGATTTGAAAATCCATTTGATGTGAACTGTTCTCGCGTGTCTAAAGTGACCACACCGTTTTCTCGGTTTGAAACTGTGTTGGTGCAGGGAGGAAATCCTGCAGAATCAATGCCTGACAGCCTGCGTGTTGAAGAGGAGCTGGAGAATGTTGAAAATCTTATTTATTTTGGACTTTACGAAAACGAGACATCCAAAAGAGCAAAGATTGTTTTGCCGGCAAAAAACTTTTTTGAAAAAGAGGACATAAGGCTTAGTTACGGGCATCATTATGTGGAGCCTATGCAAAAGATTAGCGATGCTTCTTTTGGAATCAGTGAATACGATTTGACCAAAAAACTTTTTGATGCCTTTGGTTTTGACGGACTACAAAGCGAAGAGTATTATCTTCGGTTTTGGCTTGACCAGTGCAGGCGGGACCAATGGGGGAATTTTCTTTCTCCTGGATATGAGATATTGCCTTATACGGATGGATTTGGGGAGAGCGGAAGAGAGGAATTTGAGTTTATAGATGACTACAATGATGATTTTATCAATACGAAACATTTTAAAAAGCATCGAAAAGGACATCAGGAGAAACAAAAAGACCAAATCTTTTGGCTCATAAGCTCCAAGGCGGGCAAGTCACTCAATACACAATTTCTAAGAGACAATAAGGTACAACTTCATCCTGCCTTAGGATATGAGGAGGGGGAAACGGTACATATCTCTTCAGAGTATGGTTCGTATGAGTTTATTGTAAAGTTAAATGAAGATGTGCGTAGCGATTGCGTATTGATAACCAACAATACAAAGGGTATCAATAAGCTTACACCGTCAATCGTGAGTGAAGAGGGTGAGAGCGCATGTTATCAGGAAGTAAAAGTACAAATCAAAAGGATATAA
- a CDS encoding coiled coil domain-containing protein, which translates to MSMKDSYEDKLQAKLDQWSADIDKLKAEADEAEADLQLELYQEIEALRSMQEEASSKLIDLKDAGDDAWEDMKAGIENAWDSLGNMMKSLASKFK; encoded by the coding sequence ATGAGTATGAAAGATAGTTATGAGGATAAGTTACAGGCGAAACTAGATCAGTGGAGTGCAGATATTGACAAACTGAAGGCAGAAGCGGATGAAGCAGAAGCGGATTTACAACTTGAATTATATCAGGAAATCGAAGCACTACGATCCATGCAAGAAGAGGCCAGCAGTAAGCTTATTGATCTCAAAGATGCTGGTGATGATGCATGGGAAGATATGAAAGCAGGCATCGAAAATGCGTGGGATTCACTAGGTAATATGATGAAGTCCCTCGCTTCAAAATTTAAATAA
- the oorC gene encoding 2-oxoglutarate:acceptor oxidoreductase yields the protein MARTLMRFTGVGGQGVLLAGEIFAAAKIKTGGYGLKTATYTSQVRGGPTVVDITLDDEEIFYPYANDGEVNFMLSVADVSYRLFKNGVQPGGTIVIEPNLVHPTEEDKKKWNIYEIPIITIAKEEVGNVITQSVVALAIANTFTKALDKKVLVDTMLSKVPEKVHAVNLKAYELGEKYALEAIAQGPAQ from the coding sequence ATGGCACGAACATTAATGAGATTTACAGGCGTTGGTGGGCAGGGTGTTCTTCTTGCTGGAGAGATTTTTGCCGCAGCTAAAATTAAAACGGGCGGGTATGGACTCAAGACGGCAACCTATACCTCACAGGTACGCGGGGGACCAACGGTTGTTGATATCACTCTTGATGATGAAGAGATTTTTTATCCTTATGCAAATGATGGTGAGGTGAATTTTATGCTTTCAGTTGCAGATGTAAGTTATAGGCTTTTTAAAAACGGTGTACAGCCGGGCGGTACAATCGTGATTGAGCCAAACTTGGTACATCCGACAGAGGAAGATAAAAAGAAATGGAATATCTATGAAATTCCTATCATTACAATCGCGAAAGAAGAAGTAGGAAATGTAATTACGCAATCTGTAGTTGCGCTTGCTATTGCAAATACATTCACAAAGGCACTTGACAAAAAAGTCCTTGTGGATACTATGTTGAGCAAAGTTCCGGAAAAAGTGCATGCTGTAAACCTTAAGGCATATGAACTTGGTGAAAAATACGCACTAGAGGCGATCGCCCAAGGGCCTGCTCAATAG
- a CDS encoding 2-oxoglutarate ferredoxin oxidoreductase subunit beta (catalyzes the coenzyme A-dependent formation of succinyl-CoA from 2-oxoglutarate and ferredoxin) yields the protein MAFNYDSYLRLEKMPTLWCWGCGDGVILKSFIRAVDKLGWSKDDVCVVSGIGCSGRFSSYVDFNTVHTTHGRTIAFATGIKLANPDKHVVCVAGDGDALAIGGNHTIHGCRRNIDITFIVIQNFIYGLTNSQTSPTTPQGMWTVSQKAGNIDPTFDGCKLAIAAGASFVGRETVTAPKKLEKLLVDAMEHKGFSYVEALSNCHINLGRKNKMANAMENLDWIDSITVSKAKYDKLSPEEQLNLLPTGILKQDTTAKEYCEMYQEVRDVHQGKRGKITQDDFVKKI from the coding sequence ATGGCATTTAATTATGATAGTTATTTAAGATTAGAAAAGATGCCAACGCTATGGTGTTGGGGTTGCGGTGATGGAGTAATTCTTAAATCTTTTATTCGTGCTGTTGATAAACTTGGATGGAGCAAGGATGATGTGTGTGTTGTCTCAGGAATCGGATGTTCGGGAAGATTTTCATCGTATGTTGATTTTAATACCGTACATACGACGCATGGCAGAACGATTGCTTTTGCAACGGGTATCAAATTGGCAAATCCTGACAAGCATGTTGTTTGTGTTGCAGGAGACGGAGATGCTTTGGCGATCGGCGGCAATCATACCATTCATGGATGCAGAAGAAATATTGACATAACATTCATTGTTATTCAAAATTTTATTTATGGATTGACCAATTCACAGACGTCCCCAACAACACCTCAGGGTATGTGGACTGTTTCTCAAAAGGCAGGAAATATTGACCCTACATTTGATGGATGCAAGCTAGCAATTGCTGCTGGAGCTTCTTTTGTAGGCAGAGAAACTGTCACAGCTCCTAAAAAACTTGAAAAGCTTTTAGTAGATGCTATGGAGCATAAAGGTTTTTCTTATGTTGAGGCACTGTCAAATTGTCATATCAACCTTGGCAGAAAGAATAAAATGGCAAATGCTATGGAAAACCTCGATTGGATTGACAGCATTACTGTTTCAAAAGCAAAATATGATAAATTGAGTCCGGAAGAGCAGCTTAACTTATTGCCAACGGGTATCTTAAAGCAAGATACAACCGCAAAAGAGTATTGTGAAATGTACCAAGAGGTTAGAGATGTGCACCAAGGCAAGCGTGGGAAAATTACTCAAGACGACTTTGTCAAAAAAATATAA
- a CDS encoding 2-oxoglutarate synthase subunit alpha: MSTREIISTGNDLAARAAVDAGCKFFSGYPITPSSEVMHTISDLLPRIGGTAIQMEDEIAGVAAAIGASMSGVRSLTATSGPGISLKAENLGLAQMTEVPLVVINVMRGGPSTGLPTRVSQGDVAQAKNPSHGDYKSITLCAGNLAECYTETVRAFNLADRFMQPVFVLLDETLGHMHGKADIPTAEVVKSGIKPRKTFDGPAEEYHPYGVAQDEPAVLNPMFKGYRYHFTGLHHDKNGFPTEEIETCRLLIERLFNKVEAHQEEIDSYEEFMMDDAEVMIVAYGSVSLSAKEAIRHLRAEGIKAGLFRPITLWPSPAEAIKKHTDKIGKVLCVELNIGQYRDEVQRASGRLDIEGLFKVNGRPISPFEIVNKVKEL, from the coding sequence ATGTCAACAAGAGAAATAATATCAACAGGAAATGACTTAGCTGCAAGAGCAGCCGTTGATGCAGGATGCAAGTTTTTTTCAGGATATCCTATTACCCCATCAAGTGAAGTAATGCATACCATTTCTGATTTACTGCCACGAATAGGCGGAACTGCGATTCAGATGGAAGATGAGATAGCCGGTGTTGCTGCTGCAATCGGTGCTTCGATGTCAGGCGTAAGATCATTGACAGCTACTTCCGGACCAGGTATTTCACTTAAGGCTGAGAACCTTGGTTTGGCGCAGATGACAGAAGTGCCTTTGGTGGTTATAAATGTTATGAGAGGCGGCCCTTCTACAGGTCTTCCGACACGTGTATCTCAAGGTGACGTCGCACAAGCAAAAAACCCATCACACGGTGATTACAAATCCATTACTCTTTGTGCGGGAAATTTGGCCGAGTGCTATACTGAAACAGTAAGAGCATTTAATCTCGCAGATAGATTTATGCAGCCTGTATTTGTGCTTTTGGATGAAACTTTGGGTCATATGCATGGGAAAGCGGATATACCAACCGCTGAAGTCGTAAAATCAGGTATCAAGCCAAGAAAAACATTTGATGGTCCGGCAGAAGAGTATCATCCCTATGGTGTAGCACAGGATGAACCGGCAGTTCTTAATCCGATGTTTAAAGGATACAGATATCACTTTACGGGACTTCATCATGATAAAAATGGTTTTCCGACAGAAGAGATTGAAACATGCAGGCTCTTAATTGAAAGACTATTTAACAAAGTAGAAGCACATCAAGAAGAGATAGATTCCTATGAGGAGTTTATGATGGATGATGCTGAAGTGATGATTGTGGCTTACGGTTCAGTTTCCCTCTCAGCAAAAGAGGCAATCAGACATTTAAGGGCAGAAGGTATCAAGGCTGGCTTATTTAGACCTATTACTTTATGGCCAAGTCCGGCAGAGGCGATCAAAAAGCATACAGATAAAATCGGAAAAGTATTATGTGTTGAGCTTAATATCGGTCAATATAGAGATGAAGTACAGAGAGCTTCAGGCAGACTTGATATTGAAGGTCTATTTAAAGTAAATGGACGGCCGATTTCTCCATTTGAGATTGTAAATAAAGTAAAGGAGCTATAA
- the oorD gene encoding 2-oxoglutarate:acceptor oxidoreductase, with amino-acid sequence MAVMKAPENTPVWVNTARCKACDICVDVCPAGVLSMKADAGSTLGAIIDVVAPDSCIGCNECELSCPDFAIYVADKKEFKFAKLTDSAKARREAIVNNGFRLPADYKEAN; translated from the coding sequence ATGGCAGTGATGAAAGCTCCGGAAAATACTCCAGTTTGGGTAAATACAGCCAGATGCAAAGCGTGTGATATCTGTGTAGATGTATGTCCGGCTGGTGTACTTTCTATGAAAGCGGATGCAGGCTCAACATTGGGTGCGATAATAGATGTTGTGGCGCCGGATTCTTGTATAGGATGCAATGAATGTGAACTTTCATGTCCGGATTTTGCAATCTATGTTGCAGACAAGAAGGAATTTAAATTTGCAAAATTAACAGATAGTGCAAAAGCAAGACGAGAGGCAATCGTAAACAATGGTTTTAGATTGCCTGCAGACTACAAGGAGGCCAACTAA